Below is a genomic region from Candidatus Tanganyikabacteria bacterium.
GCCAACTAACGACCTGGACGTGGACACCCTCCGCGCGCTGGAGGAAGCCGTGCTGGCGTTCCCCGGCTGCGCGGTGGTGGTCAGCCACGATCGCTGGTTCCTCGACCGCATCGCCACGCACGTCATCGCCTTCGAGGGCGACAGCCGCGTGGTGTTCCACTACGGCAACTACGAGTCGTACGAGGAAGACCGGGTCAAGCGCCTGGGTGCAGAGGCCGCCGCGCCCCGGCGCATCAAGTACCGGCCGCTGGTGCGGACGTAGGCCGTTTTCGGCCTGATTCGAGTCGAGTGGGGCCGCCCTCCGTGCCGGCCGGCAGAGACGCCGGCCCCACCCGAAGTGTCAGGTCCACCTCGAATCGGACTGGGCGCGCTCTGGCCGTTGGGTTTCGGTCAGGGCGGAGCGGTCTAGTCTTCGGTTCCGAGCAGGCCTGCCAAAGCCCGCTCCGCGGGGCCGCATGGGTGCCAGTCCGGGGAATCGGGAAACTCGGTTGCGAGTACGACCTCCAGCGCGGCTCCGCGGCGCCGTGCCGCGCAGGCAGGCTCGGGTCTCGGTCGCACTTCAGCCGTGGCCGCCAGGACCATCGCATACCCGCCGGGCACGGCCGGCGGGAGACTCCCGCAGCCGGCCGCGGCTAGCGCCGCGGCGGCCAGCAGGGCGCCTCGCCGGGAAAATCTCTCTGCCGCCACGCCCCGATGCTAGCCCAGGGGGCGTCTCGCTGGACCTGGCAATGACCCGAGGCTTTCGTGACTCATCCGTGACCGGCCCGGCTCTTCCCTTCCCGTCCATGCACCTGCCGGAACTCGTCCTTGAGTTCCGCGAGTTCCTGGTCGGAGTCTTCCTCGATGTCCACCAGGCGCGTGCGGGCCCCCTCCACCGCCTCGAGCAATTCGTCGAGCTTGAGCTGGATGGCGGCGGACTCGCGGTTCTGCGTGCTCTGGATCAGGAAGACGATCAGGAACGTGAGGACGGTCGTCGCAGTATTGATGACAAGTTGCCAAGTATCTGATTGCGGCGCTCAAATGGCCTGGCGCTTCACGTGCGCAGGCACGGAGGCCTGCGCCACCG
It encodes:
- a CDS encoding low affinity iron permease family protein, producing the protein MNTATTVLTFLIVFLIQSTQNRESAAIQLKLDELLEAVEGARTRLVDIEEDSDQELAELKDEFRQVHGREGKSRAGHG